The stretch of DNA CAGTCCCCTCAGCAGCGGCAGCAGTGAAGCGTCGTGCCTGCTGAGCGTTCCCAGCGTGCGTGCCCAGGCGAGTTGCTGGTCCGAGCCCGGCTCCGCCCGCCGCAGCTCAACAGCGGCCATGCCCAGGAAGGAAGTGCGCACGGCATCGCGGCGGGATGCCGGCGTGTAGCGTTCGACGGCGGTGCACGCGTTGTCGAGGATGTTCAGCAGGACGCCGATTCCGGTTTCCGACGGAGCGAACGCGGCGACGGCCGCCACGTACCGTTCGGCGGGGGCCTCGCCGTCACGGGCGGAGTTCCACAGCGCCGTCCAGCACAGGGCGCGGGCCATGGGATCGGCAATTTTGTCCAGGTGGGCGAGGACCGTCGCCTCGGACACCGGGTCCAGGCGGACCTTGGCATAGGTGAGGTCGTCGTCGTTGACCAGCAGCAGCGCGGGCCTCCGCCGGCCGGCCAGTTGGGGGAGCTCCGTACGGGCACCGGCCACATCCGTGTCGACGCTTCCCGTCCGCACCAGGGCGCCATCACCATCGAAGTCGTACAGGCCCACGCGCAGCGTGTGCGGCCGCAGCTCCTCCCGTCCGGTCACCGGGTCCGTGCTTTCCTGCACGATGGCCACGGAACCCAGCGCGCCGCCGTCGTCCGCGGCCTCTGTGGCCGCCTCCAGGGCCAGTGTGGAAATCCCCGATGTCTGCAGCCACTGGCGTGCCCATTCCGCGAGGTCGCGTCCGGAAGCGGAACTGAGGGCTTCCAGCAGGTCTGCCAGGGTGGTGTTGCCGTAGGCGTGCTTGCGGAAGTACTCCCGGGAACCGGCGATGAACGCGTCAAAGCCCACATAGGCCACCAGCTGCTTGAGCACTGAGGCACCCTTGGCGTATGTGATGCCATCAAAGTTCTGCTTGGCCGCTTCCAGGTCCGGAATATCCGCGACAATGGGGTGCGTGGTGGGCAGCTGGTCCTGGACGTAAGCCCAGGCCTTGCGCTTGTTGGCGAAGTTGACCCAGGCGGTGTCCCAGTCCGTGGCCCGGTCCACGGCGAGGGTGCCCATGTAGTCGGCGAAGGATTCCTTGAGCCAGAGATCGTCCCACCACTGCATGGTGACCAGGTCGCCGAACCACATGTGCGCCATTTCGTGCATCAGCGTGTTGGCCCGCGCCTGGTACTGGGCGTCCGTGGCCCGGGAGGTGAAGACGTAGCTCTCGGTGAACGTGACCAGCCCCGGGTTTTCCATGGCGCCCAGGTTGTATTCCGGCACGAAGGCCTGATCGTACTTGCCCCAAGGGTAGGGGTAGTCGAAGAGCCGGTTGAAGAAGTCCAGGCCGGCTTTGGTGAGCCGGAACAATTCGGCGGCGTCGAAGGATTCGGACATGGAGGCGCGGCAGTAGAGCGCCAGCGGGACGTCCAGGTTCGTGCCGTCCTCCAGGGTTCCCTGCCAGCGGTCTTCAGCTTTGAAGTAGGGGCCGGCCATCACTGTGGTGATGTACGTGGACATCGGCAGGGTGGTGGCGAAATCCCAGCGTGCGGTGGCGGGATCGCTGGTCAGCAGGGTCCTGCCGGTCTCCGTGCCATTGGATGCCACCTGCCAGGACGCCGGGGCCATCAGGTGGAAGGTATAGGTGGCCTTGAGGTCCGGCTGCTCGAAGTTGGCGAAGACCCTGCGCGCGTCTGCGGGTTCGTATTGCGTGTAAAGGTAGGTCTGGCCGTCGGCGGGGTCAACGAAGCGGTGCATACCCTCACCGGAGCGGCTGTACAGGGCTGTTCCGGTGACAGTGACCTGGTTTTCCAGCTGCAGGTTATCCAGCCTGATGCGTGAACCGTCCACCACATCCTCCACCGGCAGGCCCTTGCCATTGAGGAACACGCTGTGCACGCCGCTGCCAATGAAGTCCAGGAACGTGGACCTGCCCGTTTCCGCGGCGGTGAAGGTGATGACGCTGCGGGTGGTGTAGCCGGCAACATCCGGATTCCCGGCCTGGCGGACGTCGAGGGAGACGTCGTAGCTGGCGGTGCTGATCAGGGCCGAGCGGCCGGCAGCGTCGTCGCGGTGCAGATTCTCATGTGACACCCAGCTATCTAATCACGCTGCAA from Pseudarthrobacter chlorophenolicus A6 encodes:
- the pepN gene encoding aminopeptidase N, whose product is MSHENLHRDDAAGRSALISTASYDVSLDVRQAGNPDVAGYTTRSVITFTAAETGRSTFLDFIGSGVHSVFLNGKGLPVEDVVDGSRIRLDNLQLENQVTVTGTALYSRSGEGMHRFVDPADGQTYLYTQYEPADARRVFANFEQPDLKATYTFHLMAPASWQVASNGTETGRTLLTSDPATARWDFATTLPMSTYITTVMAGPYFKAEDRWQGTLEDGTNLDVPLALYCRASMSESFDAAELFRLTKAGLDFFNRLFDYPYPWGKYDQAFVPEYNLGAMENPGLVTFTESYVFTSRATDAQYQARANTLMHEMAHMWFGDLVTMQWWDDLWLKESFADYMGTLAVDRATDWDTAWVNFANKRKAWAYVQDQLPTTHPIVADIPDLEAAKQNFDGITYAKGASVLKQLVAYVGFDAFIAGSREYFRKHAYGNTTLADLLEALSSASGRDLAEWARQWLQTSGISTLALEAATEAADDGGALGSVAIVQESTDPVTGREELRPHTLRVGLYDFDGDGALVRTGSVDTDVAGARTELPQLAGRRRPALLLVNDDDLTYAKVRLDPVSEATVLAHLDKIADPMARALCWTALWNSARDGEAPAERYVAAVAAFAPSETGIGVLLNILDNACTAVERYTPASRRDAVRTSFLGMAAVELRRAEPGSDQQLAWARTLGTLSRHDASLLPLLRGLLDGSEEMPGLAVDSELRWHFWHALAAHGQATVEELDAELATDTTASGRAGHATAAAARPEADVKAAAWAEAVQGTSLSNQLLTATISGFGTAPAALLEPYVEPYFDCLREVWDSRSIEIASRIVRGLFPSAQDLAKGGAPRTHPVVRRTDAWLEANADAPRALRRIIVEQRDHLLRALTAQAAVDH